The following are encoded together in the Blautia obeum ATCC 29174 genome:
- a CDS encoding stage V sporulation protein AB: MWWRNVFLALIGISAGMVVAGGVFSFIVELGVISDFADRTHTAKHILFYEDMVSAGAVLGNLFQIFEVHLPGRSIFLGIFGLFGGIFVGCWAMALAEILNVFPIFMRRARIVRYLAVFVLMLALGKGFGAGLFFWKRW; encoded by the coding sequence ATGTGGTGGCGAAATGTGTTTCTGGCACTGATCGGTATCAGCGCAGGAATGGTTGTTGCAGGAGGTGTGTTCTCCTTTATTGTGGAACTGGGAGTGATCTCTGATTTTGCTGACCGTACACATACTGCAAAGCACATCCTGTTTTATGAAGATATGGTTTCTGCTGGTGCTGTACTGGGAAATTTGTTTCAGATTTTTGAGGTCCATTTGCCGGGACGTTCCATATTCCTTGGGATATTTGGACTGTTTGGAGGAATTTTTGTTGGATGCTGGGCTATGGCACTTGCAGAAATCCTGAATGTGTTTCCGATATTTATGCGCCGGGCAAGAATCGTTCGATACCTGGCAGTGTTTGTGCTGATGTTAGCACTTGGAAAAGGCTTCGGGGCAGGATTGTTTTTCTGGAAAAGATGGTAG
- a CDS encoding stage V sporulation protein AA, whose amino-acid sequence MASENITLYIKGDRNVEVTEQDVFLKDIVSMECSDKKFLPKLQTVKILKLHGNREQRYVVSVLEIIACIHATYPEVEVQNLGEADIIVTYENQKTSPYLWHILKVAVVAAIIFFGSAFSIMAFNNDVGGTKLFGQIYELVMGKQSDGFTVLEVTYSIGLTFGILVFFNHFGKKRFTVDPTPMEVQMRLYENDIQTALVENASRRKEELEVGDR is encoded by the coding sequence ATGGCTTCCGAAAATATAACACTTTATATAAAAGGAGACCGCAATGTTGAAGTGACAGAACAGGATGTGTTTCTGAAGGATATTGTCAGCATGGAATGTTCCGATAAAAAATTTCTGCCGAAACTTCAGACAGTAAAGATACTGAAGCTTCATGGAAACAGAGAACAGCGGTATGTGGTCTCTGTACTGGAAATCATTGCCTGTATCCATGCTACGTACCCTGAAGTAGAAGTGCAGAATCTTGGAGAAGCGGATATTATCGTGACATACGAAAATCAGAAAACTTCGCCATATCTCTGGCATATCCTCAAAGTGGCAGTTGTGGCAGCAATTATCTTTTTTGGCTCGGCATTTTCAATCATGGCATTTAATAATGATGTGGGTGGAACAAAACTGTTTGGTCAGATATATGAACTTGTGATGGGAAAACAAAGTGATGGCTTCACTGTTCTGGAAGTCACATATTCTATTGGACTGACATTTGGAATCCTGGTCTTTTTTAATCATTTTGGTAAAAAACGATTTACAGTCGATCCGACTCCGATGGAGGTGCAGATGCGTCTCTATGAAAATGATATTCAGACGGCACTCGTAGAAAATGCATCCAGAAGAAAAGAAGAACTTGAAGTGGGTGATCGATAA
- the sigF gene encoding RNA polymerase sporulation sigma factor SigF, translated as MTWDTVALIGRAHQGDKEARDILFHENTGLIYSVAHRFLGRGAEMEDLFQIGSIGLLKAVDKFDLSYDVKFSTYAVPMIAGEIKRFLRDDGMLKVSRSIKENQYRIYKMREKLEKNLGREPTVTELAEELGMTPEEIAMASDAATEVESIYRPIHQGEGTELQLLDKLPEKENRQERILDKIFLEELLNILGTEERRLICMRYFCDMTQTEVAKRLGISQVQVSRMEKRILHRLKKEIQDKTEV; from the coding sequence ATGACCTGGGATACCGTTGCCCTGATCGGGCGTGCGCACCAGGGGGATAAAGAAGCAAGAGACATTTTGTTCCATGAAAACACAGGACTGATCTACAGTGTTGCACACAGATTCCTGGGAAGAGGTGCAGAGATGGAAGATTTGTTTCAGATTGGCAGTATCGGACTCTTGAAAGCAGTAGATAAATTTGATCTGTCATATGATGTGAAATTTTCTACGTATGCAGTACCAATGATTGCGGGAGAAATCAAACGTTTCCTGCGAGATGACGGGATGCTGAAGGTCAGCCGCAGCATAAAAGAAAATCAATATCGCATTTATAAAATGCGGGAAAAACTGGAAAAGAATCTGGGTAGGGAGCCGACGGTGACAGAGCTGGCAGAAGAGCTGGGAATGACACCGGAGGAAATTGCCATGGCATCGGATGCAGCAACAGAAGTAGAATCAATCTATCGTCCTATACATCAGGGGGAAGGAACGGAATTGCAGCTTTTGGACAAGCTTCCGGAGAAGGAAAACAGGCAGGAAAGAATACTGGACAAAATCTTTCTGGAAGAATTACTAAATATATTGGGAACAGAAGAAAGAAGGCTGATCTGCATGCGTTATTTCTGTGATATGACACAAACGGAGGTGGCAAAGAGGCTGGGAATATCACAGGTGCAGGTTTCGAGAATGGAAAAAAGAATCTTACACAGACTCAAAAAAGAGATACAGGATAAAACGGAAGTATAA
- the spoIIAB gene encoding anti-sigma F factor, with the protein MREDTNEVSANEMLLIFESNPVNEGLARVTAASFCTQLNPTLEEIADLKTAVSEAVTNCIIHGYEGRRGRIEMHLSYRERELYVDITDYGVGISDVEKAMEPMYTSKPDKDRSGMGFTFMEAFMDELSVESEPDKGTVVHMKKIIGR; encoded by the coding sequence ATGAGAGAAGATACAAATGAAGTATCTGCAAATGAGATGCTACTTATTTTTGAAAGTAATCCGGTTAATGAAGGGCTTGCAAGAGTTACGGCAGCATCTTTTTGCACGCAGTTGAATCCGACTCTGGAGGAGATCGCAGATCTGAAGACTGCTGTTTCGGAGGCAGTGACAAACTGTATTATACATGGATACGAAGGCAGAAGAGGAAGGATTGAGATGCACCTGTCTTACAGGGAACGGGAGCTTTATGTAGATATTACTGATTATGGCGTGGGGATTAGTGATGTGGAGAAAGCAATGGAACCGATGTATACTTCAAAACCGGATAAGGACAGATCTGGAATGGGATTTACGTTTATGGAGGCATTTATGGATGAATTATCAGTAGAATCGGAACCAGATAAAGGAACTGTCGTACACATGAAAAAAATCATCGGCCGGTAA
- a CDS encoding STAS domain-containing protein → MNEMFQLEGTTLRIILPQELDHPMADLIRKGTEMIAGRTYIRTIVFDFSETEFMDSSGIGLLMGRYRALGMRKDCIQAVGVNGHIGHLLRLSGLHRYIVIQKAGEGEVS, encoded by the coding sequence ATGAATGAAATGTTTCAACTGGAGGGGACTACATTACGTATCATTCTTCCGCAGGAACTGGATCATCCGATGGCAGATCTGATCCGGAAAGGAACAGAAATGATTGCAGGGAGGACTTATATCCGTACAATTGTGTTTGATTTTTCGGAGACAGAGTTTATGGACAGTTCAGGCATCGGGCTTCTGATGGGAAGATATCGTGCACTTGGAATGCGAAAGGACTGTATTCAGGCAGTCGGCGTAAACGGTCATATAGGGCATTTGCTGCGTCTGTCAGGACTTCATCGTTACATTGTGATCCAGAAAGCAGGGGAGGGGGAAGTGTCATGA
- a CDS encoding tetratricopeptide repeat protein, with the protein MNCMNCGAFLTDMDLDYCPNCGYNVLIQKKVDYLSKIFYNQGLEKASIRDLSGAIACLKQSLMYDKRNIRARNLLGLVYFETGEVVSALSEWVISKNLQPTRNLASEYINKLQANPNKLAAINETIKKYNHALMLCREGHEDMAAIQLRKILTQNSKLIKGYHLLALIQMKNGEWNKARRILKKAARIDKTNTTTLRFLREVDEQTGVTTRLEKKKKGLFRSGTKENLDTDILGSERVAQPTVYREHSKVSVFFILMDGIAAGAVAFWLLAVPAIRQGIYQEANQQIVQYSESLASQGAELTKAQGEAKESGDTVESVTQELTTEQAKSESYQALLQAYTYYQQQNLDEAAVEIQKVHVDVLTDSMKSVYTTIRDATGVAGIGDTGGVQRQENSSDSTEDTSSSEDTSYDESDYSNYDEEYYE; encoded by the coding sequence ATGAATTGTATGAACTGCGGTGCATTTCTTACAGATATGGATCTGGATTACTGTCCAAATTGTGGGTATAATGTACTGATTCAGAAAAAGGTAGATTATCTGTCTAAGATTTTTTATAATCAGGGACTTGAGAAGGCAAGTATCCGTGATCTTTCCGGTGCGATCGCCTGTCTGAAACAGAGTCTTATGTATGACAAAAGAAACATCAGGGCGAGAAATCTGCTTGGGCTGGTATATTTTGAAACAGGGGAAGTTGTCTCGGCACTCAGTGAATGGGTGATCAGTAAGAATCTTCAGCCAACCAGAAACCTGGCATCAGAATATATCAACAAATTGCAGGCAAATCCCAATAAACTTGCGGCAATCAATGAAACAATCAAGAAATATAACCATGCATTAATGCTCTGCCGAGAAGGGCATGAAGATATGGCAGCCATTCAGTTGCGAAAGATTCTTACACAGAATTCCAAACTGATCAAGGGATATCATCTGCTGGCTTTAATCCAGATGAAGAACGGAGAATGGAATAAAGCGCGAAGAATCCTCAAAAAAGCTGCAAGGATTGACAAAACAAACACAACAACCCTTCGTTTTCTGCGAGAGGTAGATGAGCAGACAGGAGTGACGACCAGACTTGAAAAGAAAAAGAAAGGTCTGTTTCGCTCTGGGACTAAAGAAAATCTGGATACGGATATTCTCGGAAGCGAGAGAGTCGCTCAGCCGACCGTGTACAGAGAACATTCAAAGGTTTCTGTATTTTTTATTCTGATGGACGGAATAGCAGCTGGTGCAGTAGCATTCTGGCTTCTGGCGGTACCTGCGATACGGCAGGGAATCTATCAGGAGGCGAACCAGCAGATTGTCCAGTACAGTGAATCTCTGGCAAGCCAGGGAGCGGAACTCACGAAAGCACAGGGAGAGGCCAAAGAATCCGGAGATACGGTAGAGTCTGTCACGCAGGAACTTACGACAGAACAGGCGAAGAGCGAAAGCTATCAGGCACTTCTGCAGGCTTATACGTATTATCAGCAGCAGAATCTGGATGAAGCAGCTGTGGAGATTCAGAAGGTGCATGTGGATGTACTGACAGACAGCATGAAATCTGTTTATACAACGATCAGAGATGCGACCGGTGTAGCAGGAATCGGAGATACAGGGGGAGTGCAGAGGCAGGAGAATTCGTCAGACAGCACAGAAGATACTTCTTCGTCTGAAGATACTTCTTACGATGAGTCGGATTACAGCAATTATGATGAAGAGTATTATGAATAA
- a CDS encoding bifunctional folylpolyglutamate synthase/dihydrofolate synthase: MNYEEAVAYIEETPKFTTKNKLEHTKECLRRLGNPQKQFQVVHVAGTNGKGSTCAFLTSVFREAGYSCGLFTSPHLVVINERFQINEKNIDNDTFLRAFEKVKKLADELVAEGSYHPTYFEFLFLMGMVIFADANVDYVILETGLGGRLDATTAVEEPSACVITSISFDHMQYLGNTIEAIAGEKAEIIVPGVPVIYDGNNPAAAGVIRARAQELGSPYFEVKREDTKIIRNTRAGIDFSYENEYYGNTVFTLPFIAEYQVMNSSLALKTIEVLKDQVKIPVEAVRKGLLETRWQGRMETVLPGVIVDGAHNEDGVEKFVETAVHFQKDYPLTLLFSAVDDKDYTDMIRTILGKISFHHVIVTQVGGYRKVPAEKLAEIFREKGCPTAEACEDVEEAFKKALAAKGEDGMLFCVGSLYLVGEIKTLILQGVGK; the protein is encoded by the coding sequence ATGAATTACGAAGAAGCGGTTGCTTATATTGAAGAAACTCCGAAATTTACAACAAAGAATAAACTGGAGCACACAAAAGAATGCCTGCGGCGTCTTGGAAATCCGCAGAAGCAGTTTCAGGTTGTACATGTGGCAGGAACAAATGGAAAGGGAAGCACCTGTGCATTTCTGACTTCGGTCTTTAGAGAAGCCGGATATTCCTGTGGACTGTTTACCTCTCCGCATCTGGTTGTGATCAATGAACGCTTTCAGATCAATGAGAAGAATATTGACAATGATACATTCCTCAGAGCATTTGAAAAGGTAAAAAAACTTGCAGATGAGCTGGTAGCGGAAGGTAGTTATCATCCAACATATTTTGAGTTCCTGTTTCTGATGGGAATGGTGATTTTTGCGGATGCAAATGTGGATTATGTGATACTTGAAACAGGCCTTGGTGGAAGACTGGATGCGACAACAGCAGTAGAAGAACCGAGTGCCTGTGTAATTACGTCGATCAGTTTTGACCATATGCAGTATCTGGGGAATACCATTGAGGCAATTGCCGGAGAGAAGGCGGAAATCATTGTGCCGGGTGTGCCTGTGATCTATGATGGAAATAATCCGGCTGCAGCAGGTGTGATCAGAGCAAGAGCACAGGAACTGGGAAGTCCGTATTTTGAAGTGAAGAGAGAAGATACAAAAATCATCCGAAACACCAGGGCAGGCATTGATTTTTCTTATGAGAATGAGTATTATGGAAATACAGTTTTTACGCTTCCATTTATTGCAGAGTATCAGGTGATGAACAGTTCACTTGCATTGAAGACGATTGAAGTATTAAAAGACCAGGTGAAGATACCGGTGGAGGCGGTCAGGAAGGGACTTCTCGAGACACGCTGGCAGGGAAGGATGGAAACCGTGTTGCCGGGTGTGATCGTTGACGGGGCACATAATGAAGATGGTGTAGAGAAATTTGTGGAGACAGCAGTACATTTCCAGAAAGATTATCCGCTGACACTGCTTTTTTCGGCAGTAGATGATAAGGATTATACAGATATGATCCGTACCATTCTTGGGAAAATTTCTTTCCATCATGTGATCGTGACTCAGGTTGGAGGCTATCGAAAGGTTCCGGCAGAAAAACTGGCAGAGATATTCAGAGAAAAAGGCTGTCCGACAGCGGAAGCCTGCGAAGATGTGGAAGAAGCGTTTAAGAAAGCTCTGGCGGCAAAAGGAGAAGACGGAATGTTATTCTGTGTCGGTTCTCTGTATCTGGTTGGAGAAATCAAGACACTTATTCTGCAGGGAGTCGGTAAATAA
- a CDS encoding LTA synthase family protein, translating to MKLYKICNKISLLLHALCSAAGYFLIEAISRHSFTDAWTYMTGKPLVFAYNAGLIFTTSLIVYLFRRRTFWRVLVSIFWLLLGIINGVILANRVTPFTGPDLHLLTDGMAVLNKYLPSWGVVVALIVLGVLVLILLSLLVKGPKYQRKVKFRYDLLLVVVGIAAFVGITQLALEKRVLSNYFGNIAFAYEDYGYPYCLGVTIFNTGISCPRDYSEEEIERIEKTEDNLPATNEKNQPNILFLQLESFFDPTLVNYLKISEDPIPTFRKLMKEYSSGYYKVPAVGAGTANTEFESITGMSLHYFGPGEYPYKSILKETTCESAPYVLKNLGYSTHAVHNNEANFYGRRSIFPNLGFDTFTSAEYMAEENDKNPLGWTKDEVLTDEIIKCLDSTEGPDYVYTISTQGHGAYPEEQLIDDPEITVTGAATEAQNNQWEYYCNEIHEMDNFVKELTDALADYPEDVILVMYGDHLPTMGLTVEDLKNKYLFQTEYVMWDNFGMEKKKVNLSAYQMAAEVMDRAGIHEGTIFRYHQARRNTRNYQVDLETLQYDLLYGEKYAYKDKELTFERTKMRMGIYDVSLDSMDLISDIDFTYRLKGTNFTPSSQVKLNGEWIDTVYVNPTTLMISGTELKDFDRISVSQRSNSSTRKALSKSYDRSVYMLYSENKWKLPTDES from the coding sequence ACCTTCTGGCGTGTTCTGGTATCCATATTCTGGCTGCTTCTTGGAATTATCAATGGCGTGATCCTGGCAAACAGGGTCACACCGTTTACCGGCCCGGATCTGCATCTGCTCACAGACGGTATGGCAGTCCTTAACAAATATCTGCCGTCCTGGGGTGTGGTAGTTGCATTGATCGTGCTTGGAGTATTAGTACTGATTCTTCTTTCTTTGTTGGTCAAAGGACCAAAGTATCAGCGAAAAGTAAAATTCCGCTATGACCTTCTCCTGGTTGTTGTGGGAATTGCAGCATTTGTAGGAATCACACAGCTGGCGCTGGAAAAGAGAGTGCTTTCCAATTACTTTGGAAATATTGCATTTGCATATGAAGATTATGGATATCCATACTGCCTTGGTGTCACAATATTTAACACCGGCATCAGCTGTCCTCGTGATTATTCAGAAGAAGAGATTGAGAGAATCGAGAAGACTGAGGATAACCTTCCGGCAACAAATGAGAAAAATCAGCCGAATATTCTCTTCCTGCAGCTCGAATCCTTCTTTGATCCGACTTTGGTCAATTATCTGAAAATCTCCGAAGATCCGATCCCTACGTTCCGCAAGCTGATGAAAGAGTATTCATCCGGATACTACAAGGTTCCGGCAGTCGGAGCCGGTACAGCAAATACGGAATTTGAGTCAATCACAGGTATGAGCCTTCATTATTTTGGACCGGGAGAATATCCGTACAAGAGTATTCTGAAAGAGACAACCTGCGAAAGCGCACCATATGTCCTGAAGAATCTTGGATACAGCACTCATGCAGTGCATAATAATGAGGCAAACTTCTACGGAAGAAGAAGTATCTTTCCGAACCTTGGATTTGATACTTTCACTTCTGCTGAATATATGGCAGAGGAAAATGATAAGAACCCGCTGGGCTGGACAAAAGATGAAGTTCTCACTGATGAGATCATCAAATGTCTGGATTCTACGGAAGGACCGGATTATGTATATACAATCTCCACACAGGGACATGGAGCATATCCGGAAGAACAGCTGATCGATGATCCGGAGATCACAGTCACAGGTGCCGCAACAGAAGCGCAGAACAACCAGTGGGAGTATTACTGCAATGAGATCCACGAAATGGATAATTTTGTTAAAGAGCTGACAGATGCACTGGCAGATTATCCGGAGGATGTGATCCTGGTTATGTACGGCGATCACCTTCCAACAATGGGACTTACGGTTGAAGATCTCAAGAATAAATATCTGTTCCAGACAGAATATGTAATGTGGGACAATTTCGGCATGGAGAAAAAGAAGGTGAATCTCTCAGCTTATCAGATGGCAGCAGAGGTTATGGATCGCGCCGGAATACATGAAGGAACAATCTTCCGTTATCACCAGGCAAGAAGAAATACCCGAAATTACCAGGTAGATCTGGAAACGCTTCAGTATGATCTTCTTTATGGAGAAAAGTATGCATACAAAGATAAGGAACTGACATTTGAAAGAACCAAAATGCGAATGGGCATTTATGATGTGAGTCTGGATTCTATGGATCTTATCTCTGACATAGATTTTACATATCGATTAAAGGGAACAAACTTCACACCATCCAGTCAGGTTAAGCTGAACGGGGAATGGATCGATACTGTATATGTGAATCCGACCACACTGATGATATCAGGCACAGAACTGAAGGATTTTGACAGAATATCAGTATCACAGCGAAGCAACAGTTCAACCAGAAAGGCATTGAGCAAGAGTTACGATCGTTCGGTTTATATGTTGTATTCTGAAAATAAATGGAAACTTCCGACAGATGAATCCTGA